A stretch of the Trueperaceae bacterium genome encodes the following:
- a CDS encoding serine hydrolase, whose amino-acid sequence MVEKWTVDQVNPEAVGISSLRLERVRKWLDSQVSSGRVPGVSALIARRGRVAFFEASGIADVDSSRPFTQDTIVRIFSMTKPITSVAAMMLYEEGLFQLDDPVGLYLPEFTKTRVWAGGDAVLSQTIPTERPMTVRHLLTHTSGLTKGSGVDPTGFMQDNPVAEEYRARGINFHGKHGTLSEVISRLPGIPLLCQPGTAWNYGVSTDVLGHLIEIWSGLSLEEFFRVRIFEPLGMNDTDFHVEPSKHDRFAACYRPLEDIRVSQDGTKDESTANPTGYRLFDGINDSRFIRPAGTFSGGAGLVGSMPDYARFCQMLLNRGQLDGKRLLSRPTVEYMCTNQLPQNRDLPAMNQEAWNSTSYAGIGFGLGFAVVVNPVKAHLIASLGECHWGGSASTMFWIDPKEDLFAIFFTQLRPSNTHPFRREFRVQVNQALID is encoded by the coding sequence ATGGTCGAAAAATGGACAGTAGACCAGGTTAATCCGGAGGCAGTAGGAATATCCTCACTAAGGCTCGAGCGAGTTCGCAAGTGGCTTGATTCGCAGGTGAGTTCAGGAAGAGTTCCGGGCGTCAGCGCCCTGATAGCTCGTCGGGGAAGAGTAGCATTCTTTGAAGCTAGTGGGATTGCCGATGTTGATTCTTCAAGGCCTTTTACCCAAGACACTATCGTACGTATCTTCTCAATGACCAAGCCGATCACTTCCGTTGCAGCCATGATGCTTTACGAGGAAGGACTTTTCCAACTAGATGATCCAGTTGGACTCTATTTACCAGAGTTCACCAAAACACGGGTTTGGGCGGGTGGCGATGCGGTTTTGTCACAAACTATACCCACGGAACGACCAATGACAGTGCGTCACCTTTTGACGCATACTTCGGGCCTCACTAAGGGATCAGGAGTAGATCCAACAGGTTTCATGCAAGATAATCCAGTTGCCGAAGAGTACCGTGCTCGCGGAATAAATTTTCATGGAAAGCACGGTACTCTCTCAGAGGTAATATCCAGGCTTCCTGGAATTCCCCTCTTGTGCCAACCAGGCACTGCCTGGAATTATGGCGTCTCCACAGATGTGCTCGGACACCTAATAGAAATTTGGTCAGGACTCTCCCTCGAAGAGTTTTTCCGTGTCCGAATTTTCGAGCCTCTAGGTATGAACGACACGGATTTTCATGTGGAACCTAGTAAACACGATCGTTTTGCAGCTTGTTATCGCCCGCTGGAGGATATCCGGGTTAGTCAGGACGGTACTAAGGATGAATCAACTGCCAACCCTACTGGCTATAGGTTGTTTGACGGTATTAACGATAGTCGTTTCATACGTCCGGCTGGAACGTTCTCGGGCGGTGCTGGGTTAGTTGGTTCAATGCCGGATTACGCTCGCTTCTGCCAAATGTTGCTTAATCGAGGGCAGTTAGATGGCAAAAGGTTATTGAGCCGTCCTACTGTAGAGTACATGTGTACCAACCAGTTGCCGCAGAATCGTGATTTGCCAGCTATGAACCAGGAAGCCTGGAATTCAACTAGTTACGCTGGGATTGGTTTTGGACTTGGTTTTGCTGTGGTAGTAAACCCCGTTAAAGCCCACTTGATTGCTTCGCTTGGTGAGTGCCACTGGGGTGGTTCCGCGAGTACCATGTTTTGGATAGATCCTAAAGAGGATTTATTCGCTATCTTTTTCACGCAATTGCGTCCGTCTAACACTCACCCATTCCGTCGGGAATTTCGTGTTCAGGTGAACCAAGCTTTAATAGATTAA
- a CDS encoding xylose isomerase: MLLGCCAPIEKAHTVQTAGFNYIEPKVTSLIPDENDSVYEPIYQRFINSPIRTRAFNVFLPKDLKIVGNTIDQERLTTYVCRAVSRLDSLGARIAVIGSAGARNVPEGFSHERALDQLTSFFQLVGDTAEGTGVTIVIEPLNKGESNIINTVVEGVELAKQVNRLTVRVLADFYHMQVEEEPIKSLRDLGDWLGHVHVADTGRVAPGLGNWPLSDFYTELKLAEYTGMISVECNWQNFDEEAASCWKFLHKNFGLS; this comes from the coding sequence GTGCTTTTGGGATGTTGCGCACCGATTGAGAAAGCCCATACCGTCCAGACTGCCGGCTTCAACTACATTGAGCCTAAGGTAACATCCCTAATTCCAGACGAAAACGACAGCGTTTACGAACCGATTTACCAACGCTTTATCAACTCACCAATTCGGACAAGAGCATTCAATGTGTTTCTTCCGAAAGACCTGAAAATCGTCGGCAACACGATCGACCAAGAGCGTTTAACTACTTACGTCTGCAGGGCCGTCAGTCGCCTTGATTCTCTAGGTGCTCGCATAGCCGTCATCGGTAGTGCGGGCGCCCGTAATGTACCCGAGGGATTTTCCCATGAGCGGGCCCTCGATCAACTAACAAGCTTCTTTCAATTAGTTGGTGATACGGCAGAAGGCACGGGCGTAACAATAGTTATTGAGCCGCTGAACAAAGGTGAAAGCAACATCATCAACACTGTTGTGGAGGGCGTAGAACTAGCTAAACAAGTTAATCGCCTCACCGTACGGGTCCTTGCGGACTTTTACCACATGCAGGTCGAAGAAGAACCAATCAAGTCACTTCGTGATCTTGGTGATTGGCTGGGACACGTCCATGTTGCTGACACAGGTAGAGTTGCCCCTGGCTTAGGCAATTGGCCACTGAGTGATTTTTACACTGAGCTAAAACTAGCTGAGTACACCGGAATGATTTCCGTTGAATGCAACTGGCAAAATTTTGACGAGGAGGCTGCATCATGCTGGAAATTCCTCCATAAGAATTTCGGGTTGTCGTAA
- a CDS encoding serine--tRNA ligase, giving the protein MLDIRFIRENTEVIRKAILNKQLPQALERLDALLLADEEFRSLRKDLEELQAVRNQRSKEIGERKRLGESAESLIEDMGRVSSDVKRLEEKSRSLEEAIQGHLLEIPNIPHSSVPYGEGEQDNTVVKEWGKKSDFPFEAKPHWDLAVQRGWIDFEAGVKLTGAGFPVFKGDGALLVRALKTFFLDSLVSAGYFEIRPPILVNEESATATGQLPDKEGQMYQNTDGYYLIPTSEVSVTNLHRDEILSQTDLPVRYAAFTPNFRREAGSYGKEVRGLNRLHQFDKVEMVQFVKPEDSYEALEEMVAFAESLLEALELPYRRLLMCSGDMGFTQAKKYDLEVWSGGQNRWLEVSSVSNMEAFQASRLQTRYRPDSTGSKVRPELVHTLNGSALAFPRTIAAILEKFQQTDGRVEIPKVLRPIMNKSFMD; this is encoded by the coding sequence ATGCTAGACATAAGATTCATTCGCGAGAATACTGAGGTCATTCGGAAAGCTATCCTCAACAAGCAGCTGCCCCAGGCGTTAGAACGCTTAGACGCACTCCTGTTAGCAGATGAGGAATTTCGTAGTTTACGTAAGGATTTAGAGGAACTACAAGCCGTGCGTAATCAGCGGAGCAAAGAGATCGGTGAACGTAAAAGATTAGGTGAGAGCGCCGAAAGTCTCATCGAAGATATGGGCAGGGTATCTAGTGACGTTAAGAGGTTAGAGGAAAAATCACGAAGTTTAGAAGAGGCAATCCAAGGGCATCTCCTTGAAATCCCAAATATTCCCCACTCTAGCGTCCCTTATGGGGAAGGTGAACAAGACAACACGGTGGTTAAGGAATGGGGAAAGAAAAGTGATTTCCCCTTCGAAGCAAAACCACATTGGGACTTAGCAGTCCAACGCGGATGGATAGACTTCGAAGCTGGCGTTAAACTCACGGGAGCAGGTTTTCCGGTATTCAAAGGAGACGGAGCGCTCCTCGTTAGGGCACTCAAAACATTTTTTCTAGATTCTCTGGTTTCCGCAGGCTATTTTGAGATTCGCCCACCGATACTGGTTAATGAAGAATCAGCAACAGCGACTGGACAGCTCCCTGACAAAGAAGGACAAATGTACCAGAATACTGATGGTTACTATTTAATCCCAACATCAGAGGTGTCAGTAACTAACTTGCATCGTGACGAAATCCTCAGCCAAACTGATTTGCCAGTACGATACGCAGCATTCACGCCGAACTTTCGTCGTGAGGCTGGGAGTTACGGCAAGGAAGTAAGGGGTTTAAATCGACTTCATCAATTCGACAAGGTAGAGATGGTTCAGTTCGTCAAGCCAGAAGATAGTTATGAGGCTCTCGAAGAGATGGTTGCCTTCGCTGAAAGCTTACTAGAGGCTCTCGAATTACCGTACAGAAGGCTGTTGATGTGTAGTGGGGATATGGGTTTCACGCAAGCCAAAAAATACGATTTAGAAGTGTGGAGTGGTGGACAAAACCGATGGTTAGAAGTTTCTAGTGTAAGTAACATGGAAGCTTTCCAGGCAAGTCGTCTGCAAACTAGATATCGGCCGGATAGCACAGGTAGTAAAGTCAGGCCAGAACTAGTTCACACTCTGAACGGTAGTGCTCTTGCTTTCCCGCGTACCATAGCAGCGATCCTGGAGAAGTTCCAGCAGACTGATGGCCGCGTAGAAATACCTAAAGTGTTACGGCCGATAATGAACAAGTCGTTTATGGATTAG
- a CDS encoding nucleoside hydrolase, whose translation MRNLSVFDLAYPDEAKQRVIINTDAKNEADDQFAIVHALLTPSFELHGIIPAHYGTVKTPHSLQESYEETVKLLKLMDLEDEVLVEKGAPCALPDAVTPVASPGANLIIEEAIKADSRTLNVAFYGPLTDMASAILLAPEIQERHVRVIWIGGGPWPNGGPEFNLSNDINAANVVMQSKIELWQVPRSVYQTMGVTHAELIEKVYPHGKIGEYLVEQLLEFNAKANPHMEYRSLGDSPCVGIILDPNCGQWSWCPAPIFDPQMHYIHTGKHRPIKVYRTVNTRFIHEDLFAKLAQRHRLSQVDRD comes from the coding sequence ATGAGGAACCTATCGGTTTTTGACCTGGCTTATCCGGATGAAGCTAAGCAGCGTGTCATCATTAATACAGATGCAAAGAATGAGGCAGATGATCAATTTGCAATCGTTCACGCATTACTTACGCCCTCTTTTGAACTTCATGGCATTATCCCAGCTCATTACGGGACGGTCAAAACCCCGCATAGTTTGCAGGAAAGTTACGAAGAAACGGTAAAACTTCTTAAGCTAATGGACCTTGAAGATGAAGTGCTAGTCGAAAAGGGTGCTCCTTGTGCTCTGCCAGACGCTGTGACCCCGGTGGCTTCTCCAGGCGCCAATCTGATTATTGAAGAGGCCATTAAGGCCGACTCTAGGACGCTCAATGTTGCCTTTTATGGGCCACTCACTGATATGGCTTCGGCGATCTTGCTTGCACCGGAGATCCAGGAACGACATGTTCGGGTAATTTGGATTGGTGGTGGCCCCTGGCCTAATGGAGGCCCAGAGTTTAACCTTTCGAACGACATTAACGCCGCCAATGTGGTGATGCAGTCGAAGATCGAACTGTGGCAGGTTCCCCGAAGTGTTTACCAAACTATGGGCGTTACCCATGCCGAACTAATTGAGAAGGTCTACCCTCACGGCAAGATAGGTGAGTATCTTGTCGAGCAGCTATTGGAATTCAATGCGAAGGCAAATCCGCATATGGAGTATCGCTCCCTGGGTGATTCACCTTGCGTTGGCATCATATTAGACCCCAACTGTGGCCAGTGGTCATGGTGCCCCGCACCGATATTCGACCCACAGATGCACTACATTCACACTGGAAAGCACCGGCCTATTAAGGTTTATCGAACAGTGAACACCCGGTTTATTCACGAAGATTTGTTCGCGAAACTTGCGCAGCGTCACCGTCTTAGTCAGGTCGACAGAGATTGA
- a CDS encoding xylose isomerase yields MPNKVLAAQLFTVRDYTQTPKDIAETLRKIAAIGYKSVQISQFGAIDPHEVKSLLDEHGLSCGATHISYERLKDDLQAVIAEHQLWGCRHVAIGSMPSAFRESGVDGVRNFATEANEIGFRLNQAGLTFSYHNHSFEFLRVNGRSLFEMLFEELDPRYVFSELDTYWIQHGGGDPAAWIKALSSRIPVIHLKDMVIHQNGQQIMAEVGEGNLNWPAILDACRSSGTEIYAVEQDICQRDPFESLAISYRNLQAMGLKK; encoded by the coding sequence ATGCCGAATAAAGTTCTTGCTGCTCAGCTTTTCACAGTTCGTGATTACACACAGACCCCAAAGGATATAGCTGAAACACTCCGAAAGATTGCAGCTATCGGCTACAAGTCAGTACAGATTTCTCAGTTTGGAGCCATCGACCCGCACGAAGTTAAATCCCTGCTTGATGAGCACGGACTATCTTGTGGCGCTACCCACATTTCGTATGAACGCCTCAAGGATGACTTACAAGCTGTCATAGCCGAACACCAACTATGGGGCTGTCGTCATGTGGCAATTGGAAGTATGCCTAGTGCCTTTCGCGAATCAGGTGTGGACGGAGTACGAAACTTCGCAACTGAAGCTAACGAAATTGGATTTCGCTTAAACCAAGCTGGCCTTACCTTCAGCTACCATAATCACAGTTTCGAGTTCCTCCGCGTAAATGGACGTTCATTATTCGAAATGCTATTTGAGGAGTTAGACCCCCGGTATGTATTTTCAGAACTCGATACTTATTGGATCCAACATGGCGGTGGTGACCCAGCCGCCTGGATCAAGGCGCTATCTAGCCGGATTCCCGTGATTCACTTGAAAGATATGGTTATCCATCAAAATGGGCAGCAGATTATGGCAGAGGTGGGTGAGGGAAACTTAAACTGGCCTGCCATCCTTGATGCTTGTCGGTCCTCAGGCACAGAAATTTACGCGGTTGAGCAAGACATATGTCAACGCGACCCTTTCGAGAGCCTAGCGATTAGCTACCGGAACTTACAAGCGATGGGGTTAAAGAAATAA